In the Solanum pennellii chromosome 5, SPENNV200 genome, one interval contains:
- the LOC107020638 gene encoding probable LRR receptor-like serine/threonine-protein kinase At1g14390, with product MYHYSLYYRFLNYIILQLHKKNFKKKCSLFCELKRLFFFGILSLLAMKGVLFLGLFLFFQVPFSSSQLVPAESRILFQIQQFLENPPVLQQWNKWTNFCFIPQSPSLVITCSGNHITELTIVGNKKSPFESLKSSSPQALSGKFSIDSFFTVVTKLSSLKKLSLVSLGLWGSLPAKISRLHSLEVLNISSNFILGEIPSSIVNFKNLKSLVLARNLFNGSVPDLKGLKLLEELDLSGNNLGPKFPSLGDYNSNNLVSLNLSNNFFRSEIPNGFNKFTHLQNLDLSSNKLVGPMPAFLFSLPAIQSISIAKNQLSGALPGSVSCSNNLKFVDFSSNLLIGKLPACLGSSSRNRTVINVWNCLSSTSTKSQHPHTFCEKQAIAVKPPPRTSGEKEQSTVKLGVVLGLIAGIVVVVGAFGLLIFFIVKKVMRNRVESYRNDSFAFEKNSTLSKTTDGGNARRTMRMVSLGLPPYHVFTLEEMEEATNSFDPTNLVGEGSQGQLYRGWLRDGSVVLVKCLKLKQKHSPQILQQHMEMISKLRHRHLVSVLGHCVVTYQDHPNTASTVFIVLENVVNGSLKDHLNDWRKRDVLKWPQRMGITMGIAKGIQYLHTGGVTGNDIKLENVLLDETLTARISSYNISLPPKVGSESPLAGPDHFTSAKEAEKEDIYQLGIILLEVIIGRPINSRSEAEDLKLQVETALAESPSKLRDLTDPCIRGTFAYDSLKTTVQIAINCLDKEPSRRPSVEDVLWHMQYSIQVQEGATNSGNLSGNQSGKLSGKISGNLNNKFY from the exons ATGTATCATTACTCACTCTATTATAGATTCTTGAATTACATCATTCTTcaacttcacaaaaaaaattttaaaaaaaagtgctCACTCTTTTGTGAGCTCaaaagattgtttttttttgggattttgagtcTTTTAGCTATGAAGGGTGTGTTGTTTCTtggtttgtttttgttttttcaagttCCATTTTCATCATCACAGTTAGTTCCTGCAGAAAGTAGAATCCTTTTTCAAATTCAACAGTTTCTTGAAAATCCACCTGTTCTTCAACAATGGAATAAATGgacaaatttttgttttatcccACAATCTCCTTCTCTTGTTATCACTTGTTCTGGTAATCATATAACTGAGTTAACAATTGTTGGTAACAAAAAATCCCCTTTTGAGTCTTTAAAATCCTCATCTCCACAAGCCCTTTCTGGGAAATTTTCAATTGATTCATTTTTCACTGTTGTTACTAAGCTTTCTAGTTTAAAAAAACTATCTTTAGTGTCTCTTGGTTTGTGGGGTTCATTGCCTGCTAAGATTAGTAGGTTACATTCACTTGAGGTACTTAATATTAGTTCAAATTTCATTCTTGGTGAGATTCCATCATCTATAGTGAATTTCAAGAACCTGAAATCTCTTGTTTTAGCTAGAAATTTGTTTAATGGAAGTGTACCAGATCTGAAAGGGTTAAAGTTACTTGAAGAGTTGGATTTGAGTGGTAACAATTTAGGACCAAAGTTTCCATCTTTAGGTGATTACAATAGCAATAATCTTGTTTCATTGAATTTGAGTAACAATTTCTTTAGATCAGAAATACCTAATGGATTCAACAAGTTTACTCATTTGCAAAATCTTGATTTGTCTTCTAACAAACTTGTTGGTCCAATGCCTGCTTTTCTGTTTTCACTTCCAGCTATTCAGTCTATTAGTATTGCTAAGAATCAGCTCAGTGGTGCTCTTCCAGGAAGTGTGTCTTGTAGCAACAATCTAAAATTTGTCGATTTTTCGAGTAATTTATTGATTGGAAAGTTGCCTGCTTGTCTTGGATCAAGTTCAAGAAACAGGACAGTGATTAATGTTTGGAATTGTTTGTCAAGTACTagtactaagtctcaacatcCACATACATTTTGTGAGAAACAAGCTATAGCTGTTAAGCCCCCTCCAAGAACTAGTGGTGAAAAGGAACAATCCACAGTTAAGCTTGGTGTTGTTTTAGGACTTATTGCTGGTATTGTTGTAGTTGTGGGTGCATTTGGTTTGCTGATCTTTTTCATTGTGAAGAAGGTTATGAGAAATAGAGTTGAGAGTTATAGAAATGACAGCTTTGCTTTTGAGAAGAATTCAACCCTTTCAAAAACTACTGATGGAG GGAATGCAAGGAGGACAATGAGAATGGTATCATTAGGACTTCCACCATATCATGTTTTCACTTTAGAGGAAATGGAAGAAGCAACAAACAGTTTTGATCCAACTAATCTGGTTGGAGAAGGTTCCCAGGGTCAG CTATATAGAGGTTGGCTTAGAGATGGATCAGTGGTCCTAGTGAAATGTCTGAAATTGAAGCAGAAGCATTCACCTCAAATTCTGCAGCAGCACATGGAGATGATATCAAAGCTAAGGCATCGACATTTAGTCAGTGTTCTTGGACACTGTGTTGTTACTTACCAAGATCATCCAAATACAGCTAGCACTGTATTTATTGTGCTTGAAAACGTCGTCAATGGATCACTAAAGGATCATCTTAATG ATTGGAGGAAAAGGGATGTATTGAAATGGCCACAAAGAATGGGAATAACAATGGGAATTGCAAAAGGAATTCAGTATTTGCACACTGGAGGAGTCACCGGAAATGATATAAAGCTTGAGAATGTTTTGTTGGATGAGACACTTACTGCTAGAATAAGCAGCTACAATATATCGTTGCCACCTAAG GTTGGTTCGGAAAGTCCTCTTGCTGGACCAGACCATTTTACCAG CGCGAAGGAAGCAGAAAAGGAAGACATTTATCAGTTGGGAATTATTCTACTAGAGGTTATTATTGGTAGACCAATCAACTCTCGAAGCGAAGCAGAAGACCTTAAGCTTCAG GTGGAGACTGCCTTAGCGGAATCACCATCAAAGCTACGAGATTTAACAGATCCTTGTATACGAGGGACGTTTGCATATGACTCATTGAAAACGACAGTCCAGATAGCAATAAACTGCCTTGATAAAGAACCAAGCAGGCGGCCATCAGTCGAAGACGTTCTCTGGCATATGCAATACTCAATTCAGGTTCAAGAAGGAGCAACTAACAGTGGAAACCTCAGTGGGAACCAAAGTGGGAAACTCAGTGGAAAAATAAGTGGAAATCTTAATAATAAGTTTTACTGA
- the LOC107019188 gene encoding probable WRKY transcription factor 72 yields MLRKDRAMDSTKKDEDKLNSTKCEIYEAKEENERLKKMLSKMMKDYKSLEMYFQGILTQKNTKNIIATSNNIHEEKEEVELVSLSLGRNSSTSRELIKKELLYDDQNKSNKNHSKLLFDGLELGLDCKFTQENSFEGPKKENINNERPVLIQNYPPLDYCDEEFLQQIPQKKARVSIRAVCDTITMNDGCQWRKYGQKTAKGNPCPRAYYRCTVSPSCPVRKQVQRCSKDTSILTTTYEGTHNHPLPFSATAMASTTSAAASMLRCTSTSSTSQQFLPNIDQNLHGKINFTNNTSNNNLLLATHNNSPTFYLPKTSISTSQSHPTITLDFTTNSSSTNSSSSNSHSTLCNNIKSEIGPSSYLGRPYYSNQPYITSKEQSEHHRSVQWQNQNF; encoded by the exons GATGAAGATAAGCTAAATTCAACAAAATGTGAGATATATGaagccaaagaagaaaatgaaaggcTAAAGAAGATGTTATCTAAAATGATGAAGGATTATAAATCTTTGGAAATGTATTTTCAAGGCATATTAActcaaaaaaatacaaagaataTTATTGCAACAAGTAATAATATtcatgaagaaaaagaagaggtgGAACTTGTTTCTTTGAGCTTAGGGAGAAATAGTAGTACTTCAAGAGAGTTGATCAAGAAAGAGTTATTATATGATGatcaaaataaaagtaataaaaaccatagtaaattattatttgatgGGCTTGAGCTTGGATTAGATTGTAAATTCACTCAAGAAAATAGTTTTGAGGGGCCAAAGAAGGAGAATATAAATAATGAACGACCAGTATtgatacaaaattaccctccattgGATTATTGTGACGAAGAATTTTTGCAGCAAATTCCTCAAAAGAAGGCTAGGGTATCTATACGGGCGGTGTGTGACACTATTACG ATGAATGATGGATGTCAATGGAGAAAATATGGACAAAAAACAGCTAAAGGGAATCCATGCCCTAGGGCTTACTATCGTTGCACCGTCTCCCCCTCATGCCCAGTCAGAAAACAG GTTCAAAGATGTTCTAAAGACACGTCCATTTTGACCACCACATATGAAGGAACACATAATCACCCCCTTCCATTTTCCGCAACCGCCATGGCTTCTACGACCTCTGCCGCAGCCTCTATGTTAAGATGCACCTCAAcatcatcaacatcacaacaattTTTACCAAATATTGATCAAAATCTTCATGGAAAAATCAACTTTACCaataatacttcaaataatAACTTACTATTAGCCACTCATAATAATTCACCAACTTTCTACTTAccaaaaacttcaatttctactTCCCAATCACACCCCACAATTACTCTTGATTTCACTACAAACTCATCAAGTACTAATTCTTCATCATCCAATTCCCACTCCACATTGTGTAATAATATCAAAAGTGAAATTGGACCTTCTTCATATCTAGGGAGGCCATATTATTCTAATCAACCTTATATTACTTCAAAAGAACAATCAGAACACCATCGTTCAGTACAGTGGCAGAATCagaatttttga
- the LOC107018550 gene encoding protein IQ-DOMAIN 31: MGKSPGKWLRSLLPGKKSSKSGTSKKSSNEKASVISTNAALSGSSVHLPLISEPIACNAGGIKEDSNFEKGGVTNEVILPSIEQDGDKQNTCLTLPEDTEKMRLEQAATKAQAIVRGYLARRAFLRLKGTIMLQAAVRGHLVRRQAVATLYCIHGIVKLQAHIRGQIARRSSIGCELITKQGLEKQDAKQLDYQRANASKLARELSTNGFTTKLLTSLPTGMPLHLHYGQEDPNSSQEWLVRWTISQIWQPRSKLETLPGKKHQNAEADIAMSKHSVRKVHSKKMQNGSNHSTSLGSEKKKSSHLVNSVLQNPGSEIKKVKHSLKKTSSPILEKPVQSEVDTERKRQSHDKSSSMTSDEPLKNSEGTVENSTNVAPPQETVVVDDTITHLDILSVSDTHHKSTTDAADQKSITDDREDDTPVANEDSCTNHDNNEGSESNKVNRRVSLPAKHDVDASTPTTRKVPSYMAPTKSAKAKLKEQASPRFGQDVAEKNAVTRRHSLPSPMNGKLSSSPSPRVQRLVQASAKEGIKIDRSLSSSRDGTDKMTRAEWKR; this comes from the exons ATGGGAAAATCTCCTGGAAAGTGGCTCAGGTCATTGCTGCCAGGGAAAAAGTCTTCCAAATCTGGCACATCAAAG AAATCTTCAAATGAGAAAGCATCTGTAATTTCCACCAATGCGGCATTGTCCGGTTCGTCTGTCCATCTGCCATTGATATCTGAACCAATTGCTTGTAATGCTGGTGGAATAAAAGAAGACTCGAACTTTGAGAAAGGAGGGGTCACTAATGAGGTGATTCTCCCTTCTATCGAGCAAGATGGAGACAAACAGAATACTTGTCTTACCTTACCTGAGGATACTGAGAAAATGAGGCTTGAGCAAGCTGCTACAAAGGCACAAGCTATTGTTAGGGGTTATCTG GCTCGCCGAGCATTTCTTAGGCTCAAGGGGACCATAATGCTACAAGCTGCAGTACGTGGCCATCTGGTCAGAAGGCAGGCTGTTGCTACATTATACTGTATACATGGCATTGTCAAACTTCAAGCACATATCCGTGGCCAGATTGCTAGACGTTCCAGTATTGGCTGTGAACTAATAACCAAACAAGGACTTGAAAAACAG GATGCCAAACAATTGGATTATCAGAGAGCTAATGCATCCAAACTAGCACGGGAGCTATCCACTAACGGATTCACTACAAAG CTACTTACTTCATTACCTACTGGAATGCCTCTACACCTCCATTATGGTCAAGAGGATCCAAATTCTAGTCAGGAATGGCTTGTCCGTTGGACTATATCACAGATTTGGCAACCACGATCTAAACTGGAAACACTTCCGggaaaaaaacatcaaaatgcTGAAGCAGACATTGCTATGTCAAAGCACAGTGTAAGGAAAGTACATTCTAAAAAAATGCAGAACGGTTCAAATCATTCCACTTCTTTGGGGTCAGAAAAGAAGAAATCAAGTCATTTGGTAAACTCTGTTCTTCAGAATCCAGGAAGTGAGATTAAGAAGGTAAAACATAGTTTAAAGAAAACGTCCAGCCCTATATTGGAAAAACCAGTTCAGTCTGAGGTTGACACTGAGCGAAAAAGGCAAAGTCATGACAAATCATCAAGCATGACATCTGATGAACCATTGAAAAATTCAGAAGGGACAGTTGAAAATTCTACTAACGTGGCCCCACCTCAAGAAACCGTAGTGGTGGACGATACTATCACTCATTTGGATATCCTTTCTGTATCTGATACTCATCACAAATCGACTACTGATGCTGCGGATCAGAAATCGATCACTGATGACAGAGAGGATGATACTCCTGTTGCGAATGAGGATTCTTGTACTAACCATGATAATAATGAAGGAAGTGAGAGCAACAAGGTTAACAGAAGAGTTTCTTTACCTGCAAAGCATGATGTCGATGCAAGTACACCCACAACAAGAAAGGTGCCCAGCTACATGGCTCCAACCAAGTCTGCTAAAGCTAAGCTGAAGGAGCAAGCCTCACCAAGGTTTGGGCAAGATGTGGCTGAGAAGAATGCCGTAACCAGACGTCATTCTTTACCGTCCCCTATGAATGGAAAGCTGAGTTCATCACCATCACCACGGGTACAGAGGCTGGTCCAAGCTAGTGCCAAAGAAGGAATCAAGATCGACAGATCTTTATCGTCTTCAAGGGATGGTACTG ATAAGATGACTCGAGCAGAATGGAAGCGGTAA